The genomic region CGCCAGCGCCGCCGGCACCGCAATCAGCGTCGCCAGGCTGGCTGCGCTGAACGCCAGAATCAGGCTGTTGTAGAACGCATCGACAAAATCTGCGCGTTCGAACACGGCGCGGAACCAGCGCAGGGAAAACTCCGTGGTCGGCAGGCTCAGGGTGTTTTCCGGGGTGAAGGCGACAAGGCACACCACCACCAGCGGCGCGAGCATGAACAGCACCACCAGGGCATGGAACAGCAGGGCGAAAGGACCGTTTCTGGACATGACGAATTATCCCAATGACTTCTTGTAGCGGCCTTCGATCATCCGGTTCCACGACAGCATGATCAGCAGGTTGAGCAACAGCAGCGCGACGGCGATGGCCGCGCCCATCGGCCAGTTGAGCTCCGACAGGTACTGGTCGTAGATCAGCGTGGCGACCATCTTCAGCCGGCGCCCGCCCAGCAGTCCGGGAATGGCGAAGGAACTGGCGGCGAGGCCGAACACGATCAAGGTGCCGGAGAGCACGCCGGGCATGACCTGCGGCAACACCACTTTGCGTATCACCGTGAAATGGCTGGCGCCCAGCGACAGCGCAGCCTGCTCGGCGGCCGGGTCGAGTTTTTGCAGCGAGGTCCAGACCGGAATGATCATGAACGGCAGCATCACGTGAACCAGCGCGATCACCACTGCGAACGGTGTGTAGAGCAGCTTCATTGGCGAGCCGCCGAACGCTTGCAAAGTCTGGTTGACCAGCCCGTCGGCGCCCAGTAACAGGCTCCAGCCGAACGCCCGCACCACAACCGAAATCAGCAGCGGCGTGAGGATCAGAATCAGGAAAATCGAACGCCACGGTGCGCCCATGCGGCTGAGGATGTAGGCCTCGGGCACGCCGATCAGCACGCAGAGCAGGGTGGTCAGGGCGCTGATCCACATCGTGCGTAAAAAGATTTCGTAGAAGTACGAATCGCCCAGCAGGCTGCTGTAGTGGTCGAAGGTGTAGGCGTCGCTGTTGATCCCCGAGCTGTAGTCGAAGACGTTCAACGACAGCACCAGCGTCAGCAGCAGCGGGATCGCCAACAGGCCGACGTACAACGCCAGGGCCGGTGCCGACAACACATACCCTTGGTGTCCCTGGCGGATGGCGGCGAGCGTATTCATGCCGACACCTCGTCGACACTCAATACCCGCAGCAGCGCTGCGTCCCAGTCGAGCCCGACCGCCGTGCCTTCGGCCAATGGCGCCGAGCCGTCGTTGCGACGCACCACGCAGAGTTCGCCCAGGGTCGTCGATACGCCGTACAACCATTGGCTGCCGAGGAAGAAGCGGCTGGCGATTTTGCCTTGCAGACGGCCATGGCCTTGTTCCCGCAGATCGATTTTTTCCGGGCGCAGGCTTAACGTCAGTTCGCCGTTGCCGGCGTTGCACACCTGAACCACACCGGCGCCGTCTCGCTCACCGGGCAGCAGATTGGCTTTGCCGACGAACCCGGAAATGAACTCGGTGCGCGGGTGCTCGTAGAGGGTGTAGGGCGCGTCGATCTGGGTGATGCGCCCGGCCTGCATCACCACCACTCGATCACTGATCGACAGCGCTTCGGATTGGTCGTGGGTGACCATCAGCGTGGTGATCCCGACTTCGCGCTGGATGCGGCGGATTTCGAACTGCATCTCTTCGCGCAAGTTGGCGTCGAGGTTGGACAGCGGTTCGTCGAGCAGCAACACCGGCGGCTCGATCACCAACGCCCGGGCCAGTGCAACACGCTGGCGCTGGCCGCCGGAAAGCTCTCGCGGGTAACGCTCGGCGTGCTGGTGCAGGCGAACCAGTTTCAGCACCCGGTCCACCCGTTGCTGCAACTCACCGTTGGGCACTTTGCGCATGCGCAGGCCGAAGGCGACGTTGTCTTGCACGGTCATGTGCGGGAACAGCGCGTAACTCTGGAACACCACGCCCAGACCACGGCTGGCGGGTTTGGCGTGGGTGATGTCGCGACCGTCCAGCACAATGCGTCCGCTGCTGACTTCGACGAAGCCGGCGATCATTTGCAGGGTGGTGGTTTTGCCGCAGCCGGAGGGGCCGAGCAGTGAGACGAACTCGCCTTTTTCCACCGACAGGTTGGTGGCGACGACTGCGTCGATCTCGCCATATCGTTTGCCGAGGTTTTCAAGCTGCACAAAAGCCATGACTGCGCTCCACCTGAGATTGTTATGCGTCGCCAACGGCGCGCTTTTTTATATGGGCAGATACGAAAGGATGTTGCGGGGGGTGTTGGCGCTCGACGTGTGTCGGCTGCCGTTGTTGTTCGAATCGCCCCTGTATGGACGCAGAGTAGGACGAAGAATAGGATGGGCTCAATAACCTATTTCACTGGATAGATGACTATTTTCAGTTTTATTCAGTGAGTAAATTTATTGATGGGAAATCACATGTCAGATTCCACTGATCGGAATGAAAACAAAAATGAAGTGGGTGTCGGTGCGGTCTCAAGACTGTTTGCGGTGCTGCGCAGCCTGGGTGACACCATCGAGGGTGGGGAGCGGGTGACGCAACTGGCGCAACGCATCGGTTTGTCGCAACCGACCACCCATCGCTTGCTGCGCAGCCTGATGGACGAGGGCATGGTCGAGCAGGACGCGCGTAGCAAACGCTATCGCCTGAGCCTGGAGTTTTTTGCCTTGGCGGCCCGCGCCGGCAATACCAACAACCTGCGCGAACTGGCGCGGCCGGCATTGCTGCGGTTATCGGCATCGTTGGGCGATTCGCTGTTTTTACTGGCGCGCAGTGGCTTTGATGCGATCTGTCTGGACCGTAGTGAAGGGCCGTTTCCGATCCGCACATTTACCGGTGACATCGGCGGGCGGGTGGCGCTCGGCGTGGGGCAGGGCAGTTTGGCGATTCTGGCTTTTCTGCCGCAAGAGGAGCGTGACACGGTGATTCACTACAACTTGCCGCGGCTCAAGGATTTCCATCTGTATGACGAGGTGTTCCTGCGCTCGGAAGTCGAGAATGTGCGCGCGCTCGGGTACGCCGGGCGCAACACCGGCGTGTTGCAAGGCATGGCCGGCGTGGCCGTGCCGATCCTCGACCGCGAAGGCCGGGCGGTGGCGGCGCTGAGTGTGGCCACAATCAGTGATCGTCTGGGGCCGGATCGTTTGCCGACGGTGGTCGAAATGCTCAAGCGTGAAGCCGCGCTGATCGGGCCGCGGATCAACCCGTTCGATCCGCTGCTGCGCCGGCCTTCGCAGGTGTTCGGGCAGGGTTGACCACAATCTCCAAATAATCGCTGATCCCTGTGGGAGCGGGCTTGCCCGCGATAGCATTGGATCAGCCACCATTAATGTTGGATGTGCAACCGCAATCGCGGGCAAGCCCGCTCCCACAGGGGTTGTGGTGATTAAAACTGCGCGGTCTGCTTGAGCATCTGCGCCGCCGGCGTGTCACTTGGGCTGACCATCGCGTAGTTGTACCCGGCCCCCGACCAATACTCGGCCTGCAACTCGCCATCACTGCGGCTCCCCCGGGGCAGGAGGAAGTTTTTCGGCCCGGGTGGACGGATGTAGAAGCTGACTTTGTGGCCGCCCTGATCTTCGTAAATCACCATCGCCGCCGGCCCTTGCTCGGTACTGAGCAAACGGCCGCTGACCGGTTTGTAGCCCGCTCCCGCCAAGTTCGGCAAACGATGGGCCTGGCTGAAATAGCGGTCGAGCCAGCCCTGCATATCGCCGTCATCGCTGACTTTGTAATCCGCCGGCAGAATGCCCTGCTGGGCAATCAGCCGGTAGGCCTGCATCGCATCGGTCATCGGCAGTGGGGCGCTGGCCAGGGTCATTTCCCGTGCCTGCCAACCGCCCAATCCGCCAACGCTGACCGTCATCAGCAGCACCGCGGCACTGGCCAGATGACGACGGGACTTTCGTTTGAGGCGCTGGCGAATCATTGCCGGGTCGAGTTCCGGGTTGGCCGGTTGCTGCAAGGCGCCGCTCAGGGCTGCGCGCAATTGTTGGGCGTCTTGCTGCCAGGCGCGTACTTGCGCGGCCACTTCGGCATTGCCGGCCAGATAAGTTTCCACTTGATGTCGGTCGGCATCGCTGAGTTGGTGATCGACGTAGGCGTGCAGGTCACGCTCGTTGGGAGGCAGGCTGATCATTTGAGTCTCCGCAGCGAAGGGCGGGTGATTTCGCCGTCGCTGAGCTGGCGCAAGGCCTGGCGCGCGCGGGACAGGCGTGACATTACGGTGCCGATGGGGACGTCGAGAATCTCGGCGACCTCCTTGTAACTCAAGCCTTCCACCGATACCCAGAGCAGCAGCGCGCGCTGTTCGGTGTTGAGTTGATCGAAGGCTTGCAGGGTCGACTGGGCGATCACTGTGCGTTCTACCGAAGGCTGCACATCGTCGCGCCCGGTAAAGAATTCGAGCATCCGCGCATACCGCCGGGAGCGGCGGTGGGCGTCGAGAAACTGCCGATAAAGAATCGAAAACAGCCAGGCCCGCAAGTCGCCCTCGGGACGTTTGCCACCCCAATTCGACAGCGCTCGTTCAAGGCAGGCCTGCACCAGATCGTCGGCGCTGCTGGAATTACGCGTCAGCGATACGGCGAAGCGCCGCAGCCTGGGAATGATGTCCCTGAGTTGTTCGTCGATATCGTTCATGAAATGTTGACTAGTCACTACGCTGTGGTGAGTGTCCAGGAAGACGCACGGCACTTGAGGTTATTCCACGGCTGAAAAAATAAATATCGGGCGATGGAATAAACCCGGGTGGGGTTCGTCTGCCTGATTCTTCTCACTTGTGGCCGATGGCCCTGGAGTCATTCATGGTAGATCGCTCATTACCGCCAACGGGGCCTGGCCGGCCACCGCTGAGTGCCGCGAGCCTGACGTTGCGCCTGACCGGCATTGCCGTGGTGGTCGCCGCGCTGGCCGGGGCTTTTGCCTACGTTAACGGCACCCTTGACCCACAGCGTCTGACGCCGAAAGCGTTGATCAATGTGCTGGAAACAAATAACGGCGTGCACCCGGGGTTTCGTCGTAACCACGCCAAAGGGGTGTGCGTGATCGGGCATTTCGAAAGCAGCGGCCAGGCGCGCGAGTATTCCAGTGCCCAAGTGTTCAGCGAAGCGCGGACCCCGGTGGTCGGGCGTTTCGCACTGCCTGCCGGCAACCCTTACGCGCCGGACAACAGCGTGCCGATCCGCAGCCTGGCCTTGCGTTTTACCCAGGCCAACGGGCAGCAGTGGCGTACCGGGATGAACAGCATGCCGGTGTTCCCGGTGGGCACGCCGGAGGCGTTCTATCAGTTGCAACAAGCGCAGTCGCCGGACCCGGCCACCGGCAAACCGAATCCTGCGGCGGTGCCGGCGTTCTTCGGTTCTCACCCCGAAGCCGCGCCGTTTCTGGCGTGGATCAAGACTGCCAAACCTTCTGCCAGTTATGCGACCGAGACGTATAACAGCGTCAATGCGTTTTACCTGGTGAACGCGGCCGGGCAACGGCAGGCGGTGCGCTGGAGCATGGCGCCGGTTGCTCAGGACGCGGCGGGCGCGACGGCACCGCAGGGCGCTGACTTTCTGGAGCAGGATCTGGTTCAGCGTTTGTCCGCCGGACCGCTGCGTTGGCAATTGAACATCACCCTGGCGAACCCCGGGGACCCGGTCAACGACGCGAGCAAGACTTGGCCCGACGACCGAAAAGTGCTGAACGCCGGTACTCTGGTGCTCGAAAGCACCCAGCCACAACTCAATGGCGAGTGCCGTGACATCAACTACGACCCACTGGTATTGCCCAGCGGTATCGAAGGCTCCGACGACCCGCTGCTCGCCGCTCGTTCAGCGGGCTATGCCAGTTCTTACCTGCGTCGCACCAGCGAAGTGAAACAGTTGCCCAACGCCAAACAGGAGGCTCAACAATGAGCGCTCAACCGAGTCATTTCGTTCCCCTGGCGCGACTGCTGCACTGGTTGATGGCGCTGATGGTCATCGCCATGCTGTTTATTGGAGCGGGCATGGTGGCCTCGGTGTCTGAGCGCCACGAGTGGCTGATCCATTTGCACAAACCCTTGGGCATCGCGATTCTGCTGCTGGTGGTCGTGCGTCTGGCCGTGCGTTTTTCGACCCGGCAACCACCTCTGCCGGCGGACCTGCCGGGTTGGCAGGTGCTGGCGGCCAAGGCCTCGCATGTCTTGTTGTACGCCTTGATGCTGATTTTGCCGCTGCTGGGCTGGGCGATGATTTCGGCGGCGGGCGATCCGGTGATGCTCAGCAGTTCGTTGCAGTTGCCGTCGATCCTGCCGGCCAATGCGCAAGTGTTTGCGTTGCTGCGCAAGGCACATAGGTATCTGGCGTATCTACTGTTCCTCACCGTGCTGCTGCACCTGGCGGCGGCGCTGTTTCACGGTTGGGTGCGCCGCGATGAGGTGCTGGACAGCATGTTGCGGGGCGGGGACCGTGGGTGAGTTGGGGGACTGCCGATGACTGTGGCGAGGGGGCTTGCCCCCGTTGGGCTGCAACGCAGCCCCAAATGCGGTTGGTCAGGCAGATAGCATTTAATCAGTTTACGGCTGCTGCGCAGCCGGACGGGGGCAAGCCCCCTCGCCACAGGATGCGCTCGGGGCTGGGGCCAACGTCAGCCACCAATAGATCAACGCCACGGCGTTGATGCCTGCACCCATCCAGCACACCGCGATCCAGCCGCCCCAGGCATACATCGCCGTCGAACCGATCGAGCCCAAGGCGCTGCCGATCGAATAGAACAACATGTAGCCGGCGGTGAGTCGGCTTTGCGCTTCGGGGCGCACGCTGTAGATCATGCTCTGACTGGTGACATGAACGGCTTGCAGCCCCAAGTCCAGCGTAATGACCCCCAGTAACAACGCCCACAGCGACGATTGAGTGAGGGCGATGGGCAGCCATGAGGCGAGCATCAGCAACAACGACAGTCCGCTGGTCCATTGACCCAGGCCACGATCGGCCAGATGCCCGGCGCGAGCAGCGGCCAGTGCGCCGGCGGCCCCGGCCAGCCCGAACAGTCCGATTTCGGTGTGGGACAGTGAAAGCGGTGGGGCACTCAGCGGTAATACCAGAGGGGTCCACAGCACCATGGCGCTGGCGAACGTCAGCAGGGCAAGGATGGCCCGTTGACGCAACACCGGTTCTTCCTTGAACAACGTGAAGACTGAGCCGATCAACGCGCCGTAAGCGCTATCCGGTCGCGCGTCTTCGTGCCTGGGCAGCACACGAAACAACAGCAACGCCATCACCAGGGTCAACCCGGCGGACAGCAGATAAATCGAACGCCAACCAGCCAGGTCGGCCATGCCGCCGGCCACCGTTCGTGCCAACAGAATGCCGACGACGATGCCGCTGGTGATCACCCCCACCACACGTCCACGTTGCGCCGGGATGGCCAGGGTCGCGGCGTAGGCCACCAGGACTTGCGTCACCACCGCCAGCAACCCGGTCAGCGCCATGCCGAGCAGCAACCAAGAGCTGTTCGGTGCTAACGCGATCATCAACAAGGCCAGTGCCGACAGCAGGGTTTGCAGGACGATCAATCGGCGACGGTTGAGCAGATCCCCCAGAGGGACCAGCAACAACAGGCCCACGCCATAGCCGATCTGGGTGAGGGTGACGACGATGCCGATGGTTGCCGGGTTCATGGCGAAGGCCTCGGCCATGGCATCGAGCAGCGGTTGTGCGTAATACACATTGCCGACGGCCAAGCCGCAGGCCACGGCAAATAGCAACACCACGGCGCCGCTTAACGGGTGATCAGGTTTCATCACAGGCTTCCTTGTGTGGTTTCAAAATAAAACCAGTTGTACGGTAGAGAATCTGGTTTTATATTGCAACCACATTGGTTGTCGGCGGACGCGGTCATGGTTAAACGTACAAGCATGGAAGGCGCCGAGTGCCCGGTCGCCCGTTCACTGGACGCGATAGGGGATTGGTGGTCGCTATTGATCGTGCGCGATGCGTTCGATGGTCTGCGGCGATTTGGTGAGTTCCAGCGCAATCTGGGCATGGCCAAGAACATTCTCTCGGCGCGCCTGCGCACATTGGTGGCCCACGGGATTTTCGATCTGGTGCCGGCCTCCGATGGCAGTGCGTATCAGGAGTACGTGCTGACGGAGAAGGGCAAGGGGCTGTTCCCATTGATCATTGGGTTGCGGCAGTGGGGCGAGGCGTTTTTCTATGAGGCAGGGGAGGCGCATTCGCAGGTTGTCGATCGTGAGAACGGTCGACCGGTGCGGCCGCTGGAATTGCGCGCCGAGGATGGGCGGTTGTTGGGGCCCCAGGATTGTGTGCGGATCCCGGCTTGGTAAAACATCAAAAAATCGCAGCCTTGCAGGAGCCGCAAAGGCTGCGATCTTTTGATCCAAGGGCAGTCAGCGCAAGGTATCGACCATATCCGCAATGGTCGTCAGCACATCCTTGCCCAACTGCTTCGAACGCTTGCCAGACCAGCCAGTCAGCGCATTCGGCGCGTCATCGTTGTCCTTGAAGGGCATTTCCAGGGTCAGGGACAGGCAGTCGAACTTCTGACCGACACTGTTACAGGCCAGGGTCATGTTGGCTTTACCGGGCTCGTCGCGGGTATAGCCGTGTTTGGTCTGGAAGTCTTTGGTCAGGTGCTTCAGATGGCTGCGGAAGTGCTCTTCGAGTTTTTCGATCCGCGGTGTATAGCCGGGGTTGCCCTCACAGCCGGCGGTGAACACGTAGGGGATTTCTTCATCGCCATGGATGTCGAGGAACAGGTCGACGCCATACTTTTCCATCTGTTGCTGAACGAACAGCACTTCCGGGCTGATTTCCTGGCTGGCGCTCTGCCAGGCACGGTTAAGGTCCTGGCCCATGGCGTTGGTGCGCAAATGACCGTGGAAGGCGCCGTCCGGGTTCATGTTGGGCACCAGGTACAGGTCGGCGCTGGCCAGGAGCTTTTTCAGTAGCGGATCGTCGTGTTTTTCCAGGCGTTCGATCACGCCTTCCATGAACCATTCGGCCATGTGTTCGCCAGGGTGTTGCTGGGCGATGATCCAGACCTTGCGCTGACCTTCGGCGCCGGTCCCTTTGCGCAATAACTGGATGTCGCGACCTTCAACGCTCTTGCCGGTGGCCAGCAGTTCGGTGCCAGCCTTGGTCAGTGCCTGTTCGATCAGCCAGTCGTGACGGCCACGGCTGTAGGGTTCGAAATAGGCGAACCAGGCATGGGTGGCAGTGGCTTCAAGGCTGAAACGCAGACAGTCGCCTTCGAAGATGGTCGGTACCCGGAACCAGTTGACGTGGTCGTAGGAGGCCAGCGCCTGATAACCATCCCAGGCCTTGTTGTATGAGGATTTGCTGGCGTTATTCAGGCGAAACCAATGCTCCTGGCCCACGTGCAGGCCGCTGGCCTTGAAGTGGAACCACTGGAAATGCTGGCTGCGGGTGTCTGGCCTTATGGCCAGCAACGCTTGCAGAGGATTGCTGATGTCCAGCACGTCAATGTTGCCGCTGTCGAAGTTTGCGCTGATGTCGAAAGAAGATTTAGCCCCGGCCATAATCAATTCCTGAATATGATTTTTATGGCTGCTACTTTACACGCAAGGGGAGGAGAAGCCGGGGGGAAATTACGGGGGTGAAAAAGGGGGGCGTCCTCCTTGACGCCGATGCAGCTTAGAGACTGCCTGATTGATTCTCAAGTGCTATTTTCGTTAGTTTGGCCCAATGCCGCCGGGCTTCTCTTCCTCACAAATATTCTATTGATATCGCCGGCGCCAATCGAATTTGTAACACCCATAGACTTCATTAGACTGAAGCCGAAGCCAGGCTGACTGGCAAAAAAAAGACCCGGCAAAAAGCCGGGTCAAAAACCGTGATTAGCCTGATGAGGAGATAGTCCAGGAGTCCGACCTAAGGTCTCTTGTTCTATCAACTGACCTCTCGATCAGTTGATGCAATAATAATCATTATCATTTACGAGTCAATTGTTTTTACCTGCTCGCTTGGAAATTTTTCCTGTCCTCCTCCAGTGCGCTCTCGCCTCAATTGCTCTGATTGCCCTCCAGGGCGCGGTCGACCATCGCCTTGGCCATGTCGATCATGTGCACGGTCGAATACGCCAGATCCCGGCTTGCGCCCTGCAGCTGGTTGGCTGACTCATGCGCGGTGGCGGTGGCACACCGCAGCAGATCCGAAGCATGAACCAGCGCTTCTTCGCTGCTGATGCTACGGTTCACAGCAAAGAAACGTTCTTCGCTGGCCTCTTCTGACACAGCTGGTTTCAAGTAATAGTCCAGTGCCCGCTGCGCCGCGGCAGAGCCTTTTGGCGAGGTGAGGCTGGTGTCGATTTGCATATCGGGCAAGGTATTGCTGGGGATGGTCATGTCGATGGCGAGCTCCGTGAAAGATTCAAATCCGTGAGCCCAGCTTAGTACGTACTGTATTTGTGTCTTTAATTTTAATACTACAATTTGTGTTTTGATGGTCGGAGTACCCCACGTATCGTGCCGCACATGGATAAATGGATTGAATTGGTCAAGGCCAAAATGAGTGAACTCAAAGTCACTCAAGAAATACTCGCCGAGCGCATCGGGATGTCCCAGGGGGGCGTCGGCCACTGGCTCAATAAACGTCGTCAGCCCGGCATCGGAGAGATGAATCGTGTCTTGCGGGCGCTCGGCATGGACTATCTGGAAGTGGCGATGGTCATCAGGGAGCCGCTGCCCTCAGAGGATGAGGAGGTTTCTCTGATGCAAAAGTACAACCCGTACTTTCGCTATCCGGTCAGTGACTGGCGGGAAACCGGGGAGGTGTGCGACGGAGAACTATCGACCTACGGCGCGTCATCGGCTGTCAGCAAACCGCGCTTCGAACTGTCCGATTACCATGCGCAGGGCGCGGCATTCTGGCTGGTGGTGGTCGGCGATGCGATGACGGCACCTTCGGGTGTGAGCATTGCCGAGGGCATGCTGATTCTGGTCGACCCGGCTATCGTGCCGGAGCCTGGCAAACTGGTGATCGCCCAATGGCCCGGTAGCGCCGAAGCGGTCTTTCGCAAACTGATCGAAGAGGGCGGGCAGCGTTATCTGGTCCCGCTCAATCCGACTTATCCGAAAGCTCTTTACACCGAGGAATGCCGAATCATCGGCGTGGTGGTTCAGGCAACTGCCAGATTCTAATCAGATCGGTCCTCACAACGCGTAGGACCGATCTTCATTTCACGCTTGTTCCAACTCCACCAACGCACTGCCTTCGCTGACCATCTCGCCTTCCTGGCAATACAGTGCCTTGATCACGCCGGCGTGGGGGGCGCGAATGCTGTGCTCCATTTTCATCGCTTCCAGCACCACCAGTTGCGCCCCGGCGTCGACTGTTTGCCCGGCCTCCACCAGCACCCGCACGATGCTGCCGTTCATGGGCGCGGTGAGCCCGCCCTGATGGCTGTGACTGGCTTCGACGGCGCCGATCGGGTCGTACGACTCGATGCGGCGCAGCTCGCCGTCCCATTGCAAATACAGCGCATCGCCACGGCGGATGGCCCGGTGCTGGCGGCGCAAGCCGTTGTGTTCGGTCAGCAGGTATTCACCTTGAAGCCGTGCGGTATGCGCGTCGACATCGCCCAGGGTCAGCGCCCGGTCTTGCCCTTCGCAACTCAAATGCAGGGTGATTTCCGTCGGCAACCCGGCACGGAAACCGTTGTTGAAGGCCCAAGGCGAACTCGGGTCATCGTCACGCAAAACAGACGGCTGACTTTGCGCAAACGCCTGGGCCGCCGCTTGCCAGAACTCATCACTGAGCGGCGAAGGTGCTGGCAGCAGTTGATCCTGATAACGCGGAATGAACCCGGTATCCAGTTCGGCGGCGGCAAACGCTGGGTGGCCGATGATCCGGTGCAGGAAGTTGATGTTGGTCTTCAGCCCGCCAATAGCAAACTCATCGAGCATGCTCAGCAACCGCAACCGCGCCTGTTCACGGTCTTCACCCCAGGCAATCAATTTGCCGAGCATGGGGTCGTAGAACGGCGAAATCTCGTCGCCTTCTTCGACGCCGCTGTCCACGCGACGCCCCGGCCCTTCGGCGGATTCGCGGTACAACGCCAGACGCCCGGTGGCCGGTAGAAAGTCGTTGCCCGGGTCTTCGGCATACAACCGCACTTCAATCGCATGGCCGATCAGCGGCACCTGGTCTTGAGTCATTGGCAGCGCTTCACCGCGGGCCACGCGAATCTGCCACGCGACCAGATCGAGGCCGGTAATGGCTTCGGTCACCGGGTGTTCGACTTGCAGGCGCGTGTTCATCTCCATGAAGAAAAACTCGCCGCGCGCATCCAGCAAAAACTCCACGGTACCGGCGCCGACATAGCCGATCGCTTGAGCCGAACGCACGGCGGCTTCGCCCATGGCCCGACGCAATTCCGGGCTCAGGCCTGGAGCAGGCGCCTCTTCGACGACTTTCTGGTGTCGACGCTGAATCGAGCAATCACGTTCATTGAGGTACAGACAGTTGCCATGCTGGTCGGCGAACACCTGGATTTCCACATGGCGGGGCTTGAGCAGGTACTTTTCCACCAACATCCGCGAGTCGCCGAAAGAGGATTGCGCCTCCCGTTGCGCCGAGGCCAGGGCTTCGGCCAGTTGGCTGACGTCCTCGACCACTTTCATGCCTTTACCGCCGCCGCCCGCCGTGGCCTTGAGCAACACCGGATAACCAATGCGTTCGCAGGCATCGCGGAAGGTATCGAGGTCTTGGGCTTCGCCGTGATAGCCGGGCACCAGCGGCACACCGGCGGTTTCCATCAAGGTTTTGGCCGCGGACTTGCTGCCCATGGCATCAATGGCCGAGGCGGGCGGGCCGAGGAAAATCAGGCCGGCCGCTTCGATTGCACGAGCGAACCCGGCGTTTTCCGAGAGAAAACCATAACCGGGATGAATCGCCTGAGCGCCGCTGGCTTTCGCAGCGGCGATCAGTTTGTCGATTTGCAGATAGCTGTCGGCGGCTTTACTGCCGCCCAGGTCGACGCGGATATCCGCTTCGCGGCTATGCCGGGCGTCACGGTCGGTGGCGCTGTGCACGGCCACAGTGGTCAGGCCGAGGGCTTTGGCGGTGCGCATCACCCGGCAAGCGATTTCGCCACGGTTGGCCACCAGCAGGGTGGTGAGGACGGGGGCGCTCATCAACGCGGCTCCTTGAGGATGGTTTCGGCTTGCCAGGTGGGCGAACGTTTTTGCAGGAAGGCGCGCAGGCCTTCCTGGCCTTCGGGGCTGACGCGGATTCGGGCGATGGCGTTCTCGGTGTAGCGCCGCAGCGCCGGAGTCAGCGCGCCGTTACCGACTTCGCGCAGCAGATCCTTACTGGCGCGCATGGCTGCCGGGCTGTTGAGCAGTAGATTGTCGATCCACTGATCGACTTTCTGCTCCAGCTCAGCCGTCGGATAGCTTTCCGACAACAGGCCGATTTCCCGCGCCCGTTGCCCGCCGAAACGCTCGGCGGTCAAGGCATAACGCCGCGCCGCACGCTCGCCAATGGCTTGCACCACGAACGGGCTGATCACTGCCGGTGCCAGACCAATGCGCACTTCCGACAGGCAGAACTGCGCGTC from Pseudomonas sp. GGS8 harbors:
- a CDS encoding LexA family transcriptional regulator, with amino-acid sequence MDKWIELVKAKMSELKVTQEILAERIGMSQGGVGHWLNKRRQPGIGEMNRVLRALGMDYLEVAMVIREPLPSEDEEVSLMQKYNPYFRYPVSDWRETGEVCDGELSTYGASSAVSKPRFELSDYHAQGAAFWLVVVGDAMTAPSGVSIAEGMLILVDPAIVPEPGKLVIAQWPGSAEAVFRKLIEEGGQRYLVPLNPTYPKALYTEECRIIGVVVQATARF
- a CDS encoding helix-turn-helix domain-containing protein, with the protein product MVKRTSMEGAECPVARSLDAIGDWWSLLIVRDAFDGLRRFGEFQRNLGMAKNILSARLRTLVAHGIFDLVPASDGSAYQEYVLTEKGKGLFPLIIGLRQWGEAFFYEAGEAHSQVVDRENGRPVRPLELRAEDGRLLGPQDCVRIPAW
- a CDS encoding MFS transporter, yielding MKPDHPLSGAVVLLFAVACGLAVGNVYYAQPLLDAMAEAFAMNPATIGIVVTLTQIGYGVGLLLLVPLGDLLNRRRLIVLQTLLSALALLMIALAPNSSWLLLGMALTGLLAVVTQVLVAYAATLAIPAQRGRVVGVITSGIVVGILLARTVAGGMADLAGWRSIYLLSAGLTLVMALLLFRVLPRHEDARPDSAYGALIGSVFTLFKEEPVLRQRAILALLTFASAMVLWTPLVLPLSAPPLSLSHTEIGLFGLAGAAGALAAARAGHLADRGLGQWTSGLSLLLMLASWLPIALTQSSLWALLLGVITLDLGLQAVHVTSQSMIYSVRPEAQSRLTAGYMLFYSIGSALGSIGSTAMYAWGGWIAVCWMGAGINAVALIYWWLTLAPAPSASCGEGACPRPAAQQP
- a CDS encoding acetyl/propionyl/methylcrotonyl-CoA carboxylase subunit alpha, whose protein sequence is MSAPVLTTLLVANRGEIACRVMRTAKALGLTTVAVHSATDRDARHSREADIRVDLGGSKAADSYLQIDKLIAAAKASGAQAIHPGYGFLSENAGFARAIEAAGLIFLGPPASAIDAMGSKSAAKTLMETAGVPLVPGYHGEAQDLDTFRDACERIGYPVLLKATAGGGGKGMKVVEDVSQLAEALASAQREAQSSFGDSRMLVEKYLLKPRHVEIQVFADQHGNCLYLNERDCSIQRRHQKVVEEAPAPGLSPELRRAMGEAAVRSAQAIGYVGAGTVEFLLDARGEFFFMEMNTRLQVEHPVTEAITGLDLVAWQIRVARGEALPMTQDQVPLIGHAIEVRLYAEDPGNDFLPATGRLALYRESAEGPGRRVDSGVEEGDEISPFYDPMLGKLIAWGEDREQARLRLLSMLDEFAIGGLKTNINFLHRIIGHPAFAAAELDTGFIPRYQDQLLPAPSPLSDEFWQAAAQAFAQSQPSVLRDDDPSSPWAFNNGFRAGLPTEITLHLSCEGQDRALTLGDVDAHTARLQGEYLLTEHNGLRRQHRAIRRGDALYLQWDGELRRIESYDPIGAVEASHSHQGGLTAPMNGSIVRVLVEAGQTVDAGAQLVVLEAMKMEHSIRAPHAGVIKALYCQEGEMVSEGSALVELEQA
- a CDS encoding DUF3077 domain-containing protein, giving the protein MTIPSNTLPDMQIDTSLTSPKGSAAAQRALDYYLKPAVSEEASEERFFAVNRSISSEEALVHASDLLRCATATAHESANQLQGASRDLAYSTVHMIDMAKAMVDRALEGNQSN
- a CDS encoding M14-type cytosolic carboxypeptidase; its protein translation is MAGAKSSFDISANFDSGNIDVLDISNPLQALLAIRPDTRSQHFQWFHFKASGLHVGQEHWFRLNNASKSSYNKAWDGYQALASYDHVNWFRVPTIFEGDCLRFSLEATATHAWFAYFEPYSRGRHDWLIEQALTKAGTELLATGKSVEGRDIQLLRKGTGAEGQRKVWIIAQQHPGEHMAEWFMEGVIERLEKHDDPLLKKLLASADLYLVPNMNPDGAFHGHLRTNAMGQDLNRAWQSASQEISPEVLFVQQQMEKYGVDLFLDIHGDEEIPYVFTAGCEGNPGYTPRIEKLEEHFRSHLKHLTKDFQTKHGYTRDEPGKANMTLACNSVGQKFDCLSLTLEMPFKDNDDAPNALTGWSGKRSKQLGKDVLTTIADMVDTLR